A stretch of DNA from Candidatus Omnitrophota bacterium:
GCGGCTTGACAACGTGCTCTACCGCATGGGCTTCGCCGCCTCGCGGCGCGAGGGACGAGCGCTCGTGTCCCATCGCGCGGTGTCGATCAACGGCAAGCTGGTGGACATCCCCTCCTCGCTGGTGGCCATCGGCGATACGGTGCAGATTATCGGCGCGCGCGCCGGCCAGGTCGTCCGCGTGAAGGCGAATCTCGAGCGCACCAAGGATCGCGTGGTCCCCCCGTGGGTGCAGGTGGATGCCGGGCAGCTGAAGGGCATCGTGGTGCGCGCGCCGTCGAAAGACGACATTGGGTTGCCGATTCAGGAGCAGTTGATCGTCGAGTTATATTCGAAATAACCCGGAGGGGTCTGCATGGGCACGTTATGGCGAGATTTTGCAACGCCGAAGAAACTGATCTGCGATGAGGAAACGCTCACCGACACGTACGCGAAGTTCATCGC
This window harbors:
- the rpsD gene encoding 30S ribosomal protein S4; amino-acid sequence: MARYTGPSCRLCRREGMKLFLKGTKCSTPKCPMEKRSFPPGQHGQARVKLSDYGIQLREKQKVKRMYGVLERQFRRYFGVARKTKGVTGQMLLEMLERRLDNVLYRMGFAASRREGRALVSHRAVSINGKLVDIPSSLVAIGDTVQIIGARAGQVVRVKANLERTKDRVVPPWVQVDAGQLKGIVVRAPSKDDIGLPIQEQLIVELYSK